One stretch of Alcaligenes faecalis DNA includes these proteins:
- the purN gene encoding phosphoribosylglycinamide formyltransferase, translating into MTDSTLPCRLVVLISGRGSNLQAIGELIKTAGLNGRIEAVISNKGDAPGLEWAQRQGLPTETVSHREFATREAFDQALARVIDRYQPDYVLLAGFMRILSTGFVQHYAGKLINIHPSLLPSFPGLNTHQQALDAGVQFHGCSVHFVTPVLDDGPIIAQTIVPVLHDDDAQTLAERVLATEHHVYTEAVRWLIEGRVRLQADGRVEVAGLAHRGFYFPA; encoded by the coding sequence TTGACCGATTCCACCCTACCTTGTCGCCTTGTTGTGCTTATTTCAGGCCGGGGCTCCAACTTGCAGGCCATAGGCGAACTGATCAAGACAGCGGGCTTAAATGGCCGTATCGAGGCGGTCATCTCTAACAAGGGCGATGCGCCCGGACTGGAATGGGCGCAGCGTCAAGGGCTGCCTACCGAGACGGTTTCGCATCGCGAATTTGCAACACGTGAAGCCTTTGACCAGGCTTTGGCACGCGTGATCGACCGCTACCAGCCAGATTATGTTCTACTTGCGGGATTCATGCGCATCCTGAGCACAGGTTTTGTTCAGCACTATGCAGGCAAGCTCATCAATATACACCCATCCTTGCTTCCTAGCTTTCCCGGTTTGAATACACATCAACAGGCACTTGACGCGGGCGTGCAGTTTCACGGCTGCTCGGTGCACTTTGTGACCCCTGTGCTCGATGATGGTCCCATCATTGCTCAAACTATCGTGCCCGTCCTGCACGACGATGATGCCCAAACCCTGGCAGAGCGCGTTCTGGCAACTGAACACCACGTCTATACCGAGGCCGTACGCTGGCTGATCGAGGGACGGGTGCGTTTGCAGGCTGATGGCCGTGTCGAGGTTGCCGGACTTGCGCATCGCGGCTTTTATTTTCCCGCCTGA
- a CDS encoding RsmB/NOP family class I SAM-dependent RNA methyltransferase gives MAQRRLEQVSSALGEVLQWKHPADLALTRWARTRPKMGSRDRAEIREAVFDVLRHLRQYRNWAESGVGPSTRRLAILGLSTAIGQESLSLGLTEEERQWLGHIRALNVDGLPVGVRLSLPEWLEERLKEIPDSYKLMAAMNEQALLDLRVNPMKAERDTVLRQLQNGPMARFKPVAMPFSPWGIRIEGRPSVAVWPQYEKGELEIQEEGSQLLTALLEPRRGEMVIDYCAGAGGKSLLLGALMRSTGRLYAFDVSATRLNKAKPRFARAGLSNVVPVVIQEEGDQRVRRLHGKAQRVLVDAPCSGLGTLRRNPDLKWRQHPQALEQYTQMQADILEQAAACVAPGGRLVYATCSFLPEENEQQVQAFLDKHPEFKLLDAREILKDKCPALALEGPYLNLRTDRHQTDCFFGAALERITESA, from the coding sequence ATGGCACAGCGCCGTCTGGAACAGGTTTCCAGCGCCCTGGGTGAAGTTTTGCAGTGGAAGCATCCCGCCGACCTGGCTTTGACACGCTGGGCGCGTACACGCCCCAAAATGGGCTCGCGTGACCGTGCCGAGATCCGCGAGGCCGTGTTTGATGTGCTGCGCCACCTGCGTCAGTACCGTAACTGGGCGGAAAGCGGCGTAGGCCCATCCACCCGTCGTCTGGCCATTCTGGGCCTGTCTACCGCCATCGGTCAGGAATCCCTGTCTTTGGGTCTGACGGAAGAAGAGCGCCAGTGGCTGGGCCATATCCGTGCCCTGAATGTGGACGGTCTGCCGGTTGGCGTGCGCCTGAGCCTGCCCGAGTGGCTGGAAGAGCGGCTGAAAGAGATCCCCGATTCCTACAAGCTGATGGCTGCCATGAACGAGCAGGCCTTGCTGGATCTGCGCGTCAACCCCATGAAAGCCGAGCGCGACACGGTATTGCGTCAGCTGCAAAACGGCCCCATGGCTCGCTTCAAACCGGTTGCCATGCCGTTTTCGCCTTGGGGTATCCGTATTGAAGGCCGCCCATCTGTCGCAGTATGGCCACAGTATGAGAAAGGCGAGCTGGAAATTCAGGAAGAGGGCAGCCAGTTGCTGACCGCCTTGCTGGAGCCTCGTCGTGGCGAGATGGTTATCGATTACTGCGCCGGTGCCGGTGGCAAATCCCTGCTGCTGGGCGCCTTGATGCGCTCCACAGGCCGTTTGTACGCCTTTGATGTGTCGGCAACCCGCTTGAACAAGGCCAAACCGCGCTTTGCTCGTGCTGGTCTGTCCAATGTGGTGCCTGTCGTGATTCAGGAAGAGGGCGACCAGCGTGTTCGCCGCCTGCATGGCAAGGCACAGCGCGTATTGGTAGACGCCCCTTGCAGTGGCTTGGGAACTTTGCGTCGAAATCCTGATCTTAAGTGGCGTCAACACCCACAAGCTCTGGAGCAGTACACTCAGATGCAGGCCGACATTCTGGAACAAGCTGCTGCTTGTGTCGCACCAGGAGGTCGTTTGGTTTATGCAACATGTAGTTTCTTGCCTGAAGAAAACGAGCAGCAAGTGCAGGCGTTCTTGGACAAACATCCCGAGTTCAAGCTGCTGGATGCCCGGGAAATCTTGAAGGACAAATGTCCGGCCCTCGCGCTAGAGGGGCCTTATTTGAATCTGCGCACGGACCGTCACCAAACCGACTGTTTCTTTGGTGCGGCACTTGAACGAATCACGGAAAGTGCTTGA
- a CDS encoding fatty acid desaturase, with translation MQSFLSFLADGWLQLSWWQLTLVILAVTHVTIVSVTVFLHRSQAHRGLDLHPALMHFFRFWLWMTTGMVTKEWVAIHRKHHAKCEREGDPHSPVVFGLGQVFFRGAELYRQEATNPETLKRFGHGTPDDWLERNLYSKYSMLGITIMLGIDLFLFGLLGLTVWAIQMAWIPFWAAGVVNGLGHAIGYRNFASPDTSTNVFPWGIIIGGEELHNNHHAYGTSAKFSSKWYEFDLGWCYISVFKALGLAKVKKVAPKLRLEPSVASNAPLEGISLATLQGVITHRYEILARYADIIKTTASEEIARLKPQVNKDNPNCSWSLLESCNDWIGRGDDVLAPEQRAELETVAAGDSRLSILVRMQRELAGIWESSSASSEQLLSDLRTWCQRAQQSGIESLEQFALRLRRYAA, from the coding sequence ATGCAATCGTTTCTTTCTTTTCTTGCTGACGGATGGCTGCAACTGTCTTGGTGGCAGCTTACTCTAGTCATTCTGGCGGTGACTCATGTCACTATTGTGTCAGTTACCGTATTTCTCCACCGTAGTCAGGCGCACCGCGGGCTAGACCTGCACCCAGCGCTTATGCATTTCTTCCGTTTCTGGCTCTGGATGACCACCGGTATGGTCACAAAAGAATGGGTTGCGATTCACCGCAAGCACCACGCCAAATGCGAACGTGAAGGCGATCCCCATTCCCCTGTGGTCTTTGGTCTGGGCCAGGTATTCTTCCGTGGTGCTGAGCTGTACCGCCAGGAAGCCACCAACCCTGAAACTTTGAAGCGTTTTGGTCACGGCACCCCCGATGACTGGCTCGAGCGCAACCTGTACAGCAAATACAGCATGTTGGGTATTACCATCATGTTGGGTATTGATCTGTTCCTGTTCGGTCTGCTGGGTCTGACTGTCTGGGCTATCCAGATGGCCTGGATTCCTTTCTGGGCAGCCGGTGTGGTGAACGGTCTGGGTCACGCTATCGGTTACCGCAACTTTGCCAGCCCAGATACCAGCACCAACGTGTTCCCTTGGGGCATCATCATTGGTGGTGAAGAGCTGCACAACAACCACCACGCTTACGGTACGTCGGCCAAGTTCTCCAGCAAATGGTACGAATTTGACTTGGGCTGGTGCTACATCTCGGTGTTCAAGGCACTGGGTCTGGCCAAGGTCAAGAAGGTCGCTCCCAAGCTGCGTCTGGAACCTAGCGTGGCGTCGAATGCCCCGTTGGAAGGCATCAGCCTGGCAACCTTGCAAGGTGTGATTACTCACCGCTACGAAATTCTGGCCCGCTATGCGGACATCATCAAAACCACGGCCTCGGAAGAAATTGCTCGTCTGAAGCCACAAGTGAACAAAGACAATCCGAATTGCTCCTGGTCCCTGCTGGAAAGCTGCAACGACTGGATCGGTCGCGGCGACGACGTTCTGGCTCCCGAGCAGCGCGCTGAACTGGAAACCGTAGCGGCTGGCGATTCCCGCCTGTCCATTCTGGTTCGCATGCAGCGTGAACTGGCCGGTATCTGGGAAAGCTCCAGCGCTTCCAGCGAGCAGTTGCTGTCCGATCTGCGCACATGGTGCCAGCGCGCTCAGCAAAGTGGTATTGAAAGTCTTGAGCAGTTCGCCTTGCGTCTGCGCCGCTACGCGGCATGA